ATTCCATTTCCAAATTTATACGCTTGTAAAACTGCAGCCTCACTCTCGGTTATATATTTTCCAATTTGTGTGTAAATGATGCTGTAGCATATAGTAGATGGTGAAAGATCCCGCTATTCACAAAGAAGCTGGTATAAAAGTTAAAAGGAACAATGGCCAAATTTGTAAACCGATTATTATCGATTTATTTGAGTTTGGATTAACAAAAGACTAGAGACACGTGACAGCTGTACAAATAAGGGACAGAAACTACTTGGGCACAGAAGATTTGAAGTCCACTGGGGGGAGTCAAGCACTTTGTAGTTCGTCCTTCCTCCATATGCAAAATTCAAGTGCAATCAACAAAGACTGATGatgaacaaacaaaaaaaaaaaatccttttttttttttctaatatctCCGGCAGGCAAACGGATAATGTGAGGCCTACACAATTAAATTAACAACCGTCTCAAATGTTGACCTCTTATAAACGCTTGAATCCATTTGTCTGTGTTTGGGAATTTTGTAGTAATCTTTCCGGCTATCAATGCATAAATCAAGATGGTtgacaaattttattttatttttgacaaaagTTTTTGGACCAATTACGTGAAAGGGAGAAGATAGAGTAAAGCATGGGAGTCAGTGTGCAATTCAACGCTTTGCATGTGAGGACTGAAGAGCAAAAACCGAAAAAAGCCGCTTTGCATGTGACTACGTACCGGATAAAGCAGCGGCAGCGTCCTCTTCTTTCTATCTTAGCCCACTTAGTTTATTCTCCCCAATCAACGACAAACGCTACCAGCCCATCAAGCCCACTTTGTCACTACCTAATTATTTTCTCTAATTCACTCCAAACTCGCAacagaaatagaaattaaaaaaaaattaaaagttttcaacatccttttcctttctcacccaaaaaaaaagggagagaataaAATTCAAGCTTTTGAATTAAGACCAGTTTATTCAGGATATCCGTCACCTTACTTGTGACGAGCTaataacttttcttttcttttttgtttggagGATTACTTTTCTTGAATGAGTTGTGCTACCAATCAAATTTTTTTATGCTTTCCTCCTGGTTTTGAGTCAAAGATGGGTTGGGGAAAAATTCCCAACTTTAACCGACAAATtgtattctctctctctctttacaTCTTTTTTgcataaataaacaaaataaattgtGTCTAGAGAGAAATTGAACAGCTGCATGCCATACATTAGTATTTGTAATGCACAAGTTGCAAGTCACATGGCGTGCCTGACGATTTCCGTGCCTAAACGAAAGAGACCAAAAATTAGACTGAAGACTCAACAAATCAGCTGGCCACCACCGCATGTCCTTTGTAGCGTGAGGTTGAGTGTTTAAATCTCTCGTCAAAATTGTCACTTAATATGGTTTTTTTAGAGATTCATATAAATACGTAACGTATTCATATGGGTTCGATGGTGGTTCGATCCCCGTCGATTTTTCATGACACTGTTGGATCATCTCCTACTCGAATAGGTTAGAGTAGGAGTAAAAGTAGGTGTAGATGATAataattgacaaaaaaataataataataattgaatTGACGTCCACCTAAAGTTCCAGTGTAACGTTGTCAAAATATGTTTGCTCCTAGTTGCGAATGCCTGCAAGTCCAGGACTAGGATTGTGTGCTGGGTAGATCAATCAAGCTTTTAACATTTTTATGTCGAGTTGGCAAGCATGTTGACTAGgtacaaatttcaaatttatctTCCACAATAGTCTATCATGAAAAAAGGCTTAACCGTTTGATcgacttgctttctttttttgtttttgtcaatttttagtATTCATTTGCTACTGATCTGGAAATTAAGGCAAAAGGTGctattcattttgtaaaagaaaaaaaaaaaaagtatcattTCCAGGCACGATGACATTTCTTGTTTAGTTCTAAATTGGGTTTAATTCCAAAGAATCTACAACGGTGGgaataatacaaaaaaaaaaaaaacaattcaaTAAAAATATAGATTAATCCATAAATAGTGGTATAAACACTAACATATAGTGCTAGTAATTAGAAAAAACTCATACTCCAGCCTTAAAAATCGAATTCAGAACCTCTAATTATTGGCTTCCAGCCTTAAAAATCACATGCACCGAGGTTAGCTAGCCAAGCATGTTTCGGCTTCCACATGAGACGGTCCAAAGTTGTTACTGGTGGTCTCTAGGGTACGTGTTGCACGTTGGACTAGTGCAATTTCGGCAGCTTACATCCCTTTCTGGCGATCGAGTCTTTTCCAAGAGGACAAAACGTATTGAATTTGAATGTTGATCACCATGCATTTACTGACCTGAACTTTAAGACCGGGCGGCATTTTGGCATTTGAATTTTCTAcgaggctttttttttttttttttgaacgttcaaatttcaaaggcatatTTCATTCTTAATTTCAATGCAAAAGAGTGGAAATCCTGCACTTCCTAAGTAATCCGTCATATAAAATGATAATCTAACCTGCTAGAATCAATCAGCTTAATGGAGCTCTGTATGCGACAGTCCGACCCGACTTTAATTGTTTTCCGGAGTACGGCAATGTTAATTAGAGAGCTCAAAcggaaacaaaaaaataattaaatttttgCACTTTGTTTTGCGTTAGGAAGAAAAAGTAACCTCCATCTTATCTTAGGTGGCTCATTCAATAATAACCTATGCAGAGTCACAACATATTAACTAACATGTGTGCGTATTTGATGTTATCCACGAATTTAATTTGCTTGactaaggccttgtttggattgctgttttcCGTCGAAAAATTACGTTGTTTTCCGTAATCACATTTTTTTATaatcttttttcctcacatCGCTACAgcattttttccatgaaaaatacaatccaaacacaactaaatttcaaacttcaaatgGAGAGCTTTCCTTTATcgattttcaactttttttttttcttttagaatTAAAGGGAACAAGAGTTGAATGGGAGTATTCCCGATAGTGCTTTTTGTAACTCGAATCCAACATATTAGACAAACAAGATGAGTCAAATTaatattttgtttgcatcataaacatattcCCAATtcacttatttttttatttctaacCGTCTTTtaatctcacatacatcaaatcacaaaaagtgttacagtaattatttcaaataacactctatccaaacaaaccctttgAGTTTCCTAAGAATCCAATATTGTATTATGTGTCAAAAGATATAATTAGTAATTTCATTGGCTAGATGAAGCCAGAACTCTGATGAGGCAATACTATACAGtaaaattttgcaaaacttCAAATTATTATTGCTCACTAACTATATAGTAAAACATTGATTTACATTATTGTTTAAGCAATGCTGTCCATAATATAAAGTGATGGTACTTGTGTTTATCACATACTACTAGTCATTAAGTTCCTGCAAGACCTTCAACCAACTAGTCGAACTAGGCTAGTAATTGGGCCGAATAAGGATAGAATCCATTGACTAATTAATGACATGTTGATTCAACTggtaaattttaaaaatcttcGACAAATTTAGTCGCcgattatattatttttaattaataattcaaaaaatacaCTATTGTATCAAGTTATATAACTGTCTACTATTACTattgaattggtaaaaattGCGGCTAAACCGCTAATTCATTATACTCGTAGCCTTGCCAAGTTGATGTAGGCACCAGGGTTAATAACAGTAATCATGGTTTTTAACACGACTTTTGttattaaattataagtttttaaaGATTCACGCAAAAGTATGAGGATCGAGGCTGGAACCTGAAACATCAGACCAATTTAATCTTTGATTTCAGCCAAGTTTTTAACTCATCGCATCAGACATTTCACTCACATACTCATGGTGTAAGATCACAAATGAGAGAATCAGAGAGAAACTCTTCCCAAATtcggaggaaaaaaaaaagagaaagaaatgaaatttgGGAAACCAATAGCACTACCAGACGTCCTACAGTCAATTATAAAACGTGGGGCCAAGAGGCGCTTTCTCGCTCGAAAGATCTCAAAGCTGAAAATCACCGTACCACAAAGCAGGATTGTCATAGGAAACCTCCCTCCTTGGAGTTCTCGCTAGATTCGGTACTTGACGTTTTTGTCCCACCCGCCCTCTCCCAAAAGGATAAGCTCCTCCTCCTCCGTCACCCGAAGCCCCTAGAACCGAACCCGACGGCACCCAAATCCAGGGAGAAATTCGTAATTGGGTCAGTTCCAAGTCCGAATTGCGATGCCGCCCAGTCCCCGGTGGGTCGGCTGCAGATTGCGAGGTGTTGCATGTGAACCGCCGACAGTGCTGTAATATAATGCACTCTGATGAGCTTACCCGCCCGCGCCCTTTTTTAGTGTCTGCGATTATTGAAttcgaattttcaaatttgaagtgATCAAATCAAACAACGATCAATTAATTGAAATTAATGCATTGCTagttaaatcaaattaaataattatatacTCCAAAGCCTTAACTAGTGTGTATAGTTAACTGCAGTCAGCCGATTAATTCCAGTCTTAGTAGTCGTTTGGCTTGGGCGAGGTGGAATTTGTGGATGGCCGTCAGAAGCTTAGTCCAATAGGAAAGCAACACCTAGTTCAATCCCTCCGGCCGGCCCTCCAGAAACTAAGACCTTGAGCCGGCGGTGCCTACCGGGTAACGAAACCCTGCCTGCTAGTGCTACAACCTAGATACGCAAGTATTTACGCTGACTTTGTAATACTTGCGTAAACAAATGGATTAGTTAACGAGTGCACATTGGACGACGTTCAATAAAAATGGATTCAAGCTTTAGTTTCTTGGGAAAATTTATAATTAATTCAAGAAACTGTCACAATTTAAGGGTGCAATAAATGTGCATACGTGATTATTTAAGTGTCTATTAGAAAAAAGCCGTCCTATAAAATTGCAACTTTCTACGTGGGTTTTGGCCAACGAGCATTTGTTAAGGGAAAAATTCATGTGTTAGCATTTTTTGTAAAAGTGtaactaatttaaaaaaaacaagaataCGTGTATTTACATATAGTAAGTAAGTTTGACATGATATAAATATTCGAGTGCGTCCAAAACATCCGTTAAGAACTTCTTCCTAAATTAAGCAAGACGTTGTGACTGGATGAGTAATGAAGTTCCTAAAATGCCCTCTTAGCTCAGTCTCCCAGGCTTTTGGTTGGGGGGAATCTTGTGTTGGGGGCAGAGATGAGGAGTACTGGAGCAGGTGTGTGATTAGAGGATGGATAGGTGGGGAGGAATGATTTGAGGCTGAGGGGGAAGCGTAGTGTGGATGGGGACAAAAGCTGGTTAGGGTATGTCATTTGGTCCGTGTTGTTTGATGTTAGGAGTACTTTTTCTCACACATTGCTTCCAAGGCATGCCCTATTCATTGGCTATTCTCTCTCAACAATGACCATCATGAGAGCCACCACTACCATGGTCTGGTCTACATTGATAGTCGATGCTCGTTAATGTGTTTAACTTGTTGCTCCTACAGACGAAATGGACTCTGTCCTTAATCACGATGCTTCCTTTCCTCTTTCTCCTGCACGGGCTGCTTGTTTCTATCTGCAGCTGCTTTACGTTtgtccccccccccctcctcccCTTTTATGTGTGTGGTGTGTGTGATTATCATATAAGCTGTGTTAAAACCAACGGAGGATGTTGGTGTGAGCGAATCTCTTAATCATGAGATTTCGGATTCGAAAtccatgaaaataaaaaaaataacattgaAAGAGTTTTCCCGCAAAAGAATTTGGTCCGATTCGAACAGAATTATTCGTAAATCATAAAACAGATACAAATACTTGTAGGTTATACCCAAAAAATCGTAGACCAACTTGGATGTTTCATGTTTTATTAGCGGGCTGCTTTCGGCCACTTCAAAAACCTTAAGACTCGATGACTTGATTATTGGTATAAGTTTATGCTTAATGCTGGTCCAAAGATTTTACTTGTTGCGAAAATCAAGCCTTAACTTCGCACAGTTGAAACACTCGTACTGTATGAAACTTCGTTGCATTTGCATACTGTATGAAACTGTGAGCACTAGAAGGTACACTGCTCTCAATAATGTACAGCACACACCAAttgttttttttaactttctgcAACCTGGAGTCTTTCGTATACCTTTGAGTCTAAAGTATGACAATCCAATACTGTGCTTTCTGTACACAATCtacaaatttcttttgaaatattACTTAGTCAGGTGATCTCAAACAATTTTTTTATTGGGGGTAATACGCAAGTCTGTATGTGTTTCATCACCAATTAGAAACCTAAATAGATTATAAACACAAGAATTGTAGCTAAGTAGGTACACCCACCGTAGGGAATATCCACTGTATTTTGAGTTCATGTACATGAGAAAGTATACTCAGGAAGAAATGGAAGCACAAAGACCATCATTGTGAAAGTGTCGTGCAACGCATCAAATATCTGTTCTTTTGTAGCTGggaataaaaattattaaaacaaaTCTGTTTAGATTTTCTATGCAGAAAGGGGAGAAAGGAGGCAAGAAAACCATAATATTGCTTCTTTACCTTTACATGAGAAGCAAGCCTGACCTGATGATTCTTTGCGAAATTAGAAAAAGTACGGGCGGGAAAGCAGCCAGAGCGGCCGAACACCTTTAAGAGCGGCGATCAATGCGGTAGGTAACTCACGTAAATTAGTCAAAAGTTATGGGCCATTTCTCTCCAAAGTAGAATGGATAAACATTTTTAACCCCAAGAAAACAAATTATTGCATTGGAACTTCTTGCCCCGTTTTGTGCGGATGGACTGTACAATTGCATTTGAATAACGGATATCTACTGAGCAATGCTGAATAGAATAGTTTTCTAAGGAATTTTTTGTAAACACATTTATCAATCATCTTTTTTATGTTACGTGTATCAAATCATTACAATGTAtttctttataaaaaaaaaaaaaaacaattcaaaCGAGACTGGAGATCTCAAATGTTaagtgttttttttaaaaaaaaaaaaaatgaaattaatttgagaaattatctaaaTCCATGAAAACGCTAAATATATGCATATGCATTCATGTGCTAAGTTAAATGTAAATTAGTCATACCAACAAATACCTACTTAGACACCATTGGAAAAATCCTTTATATTTTCTTCATCTAACCCTCACATCCTTCTTTGTTGTAACTCTTCTCCtgtctttcattttcattttcaaggaTGCCATAGCGTGCAATTCACCCTGCAAAGCGTATAGCGAGCAAGGGAGCTTTGGCAAGGTTAAATGTATCATCTTTTGGCGGTTAAATGTATATGATCACAGTCCAAGCGAGCCAAAACACCTTGGAATTTGTAAATCATTGGAATTAATGGCGAGGACAATCTTTGGAATTTGGGATTTTGGTGACCTACAAATATTAAGAATTCAGTGaataaaattataacataataataataataataataataataataattcattTGTAAGTCTAACTCAACTCAAGTAGTGGCAGAGCCAAGTCCTTAGGGCAAGGGATCGAATTTCGATAGCACgtaaaatgaaatgaagtaGTAGTAAATTTAAAATCAACAGATGTTTTTGTCAAACATACATTCTCAGTTCTAAGTTTGATGGATTTTAAAGTCCATATTATTCTTAAATTTAGAAGTAAAAATCATTATCTATTTgaatttaaaaactttgaaagaATTTATTCCTAAAATAACTTCTATAATTAATTCAAAACTCTCGTAGATGGTAAGAATTATAAATTGTTAATTGTTTGggattaaaaacaaaagaaaatttgataaatttggATGAGGGCAAATAAGAAGTAACTTTTGAAATTTCTAATCTTTCTAAACCTAAAAACTATTTTCTCAAAGTTTAAGTGGAGCAATTGCCTCCATAAACTCAAGCATGAATTCACGATATGTATTAGTACAATTTTATGGTGGGAAGTTATAATCGAAATAGCCAGATTTATCACTTttatattcttgcaaaaagacTCCTAAAATTGGTTACAATCTAGAAGGACTACTAGATTCTTATGGAGTTTTTAgtttataagttttttttttcttccaaaatttagAATATTCTTGTAACGCATCTTTTTGATCACCTTATTTTAAATATGTACAGTATAATTTTGTATTGAAAagtatttttttacatttttcatgaatatattttttaatttcacatatatcaaatcgtaacagtaatttttttacaaaaaaaatttaaaaaaacgcAATCCAAACATTGCAATCGAAACGGCACCTTAGATGAGAGCAAGTACTCCCCCGTTTGGAAGCAGTAAAAAGGAATAGTCCTTAATCAAAGGATGGTGGACCAAAAAACTTTTGAATGTGGacgagggtattttagtcaacACGTTCAAAGACATTCTTGCGAataatgacaaaatgaaaagatTAGACTCTTAATAGACTTAAAATTTGCCATTAGGAGAATCCATAGAAACCGAAGGTATGCTATACTTGTACAAATCTTGGATTCTAATATTGCATTGCATCCGATCCTAGTAAACACAACTAACACCTACACTGCCTGgaaagagattaaaaaaaaaaaaaatcgacatCCTAATCCTACTCAACTGCATAATCTAGAGGACCATTCTAAGAAAGTAGATATTATAAAAGTAGACCAAAACAGAGGAgcgaaaaagaaatacaatattgggaaagaaaaaaaaaagctttaatttaaagtaaagaaaagaaagggaaggggtctttccaaaaaaaaaaaaacaaaagggaagGGGACTGCAAAGGAATACGGTATAATTTTGGGGGCAAGGCTTTTAAGCCTACTCTTTAGCCATTTCATTCAATCTCACGCACTGATTCATCAATGCTTTACCGAACTCACCACCACCCTTTTCTGTTCCCTCTTAACCCTTCTTTTACCTCTTCTTCCCTATCTTCTTCTGCTTCTtcttcccctcatccttttcctctccctctccctcctaCTGCTGCTCCTCCTCTTTCATCTTCTCCCACTTCTTCTCCTCAGGCACGTACCCCCTTTTATGTATTCTGTTTCATTTTTCCCAccccatttttttgtttttaaattttgtttctgtttctttagttttgattattttcttttgtgCTCGGTTTGGTTTGGGTAGGTCGTCGTTGCTCAGGAAGAGGGAATGGAAGGAGCGTTGAAGAGCAGTTTTAGGCCGGACGTGGCACCGTTAAAAACTAACCCGCACCCCCACCACCTGCACCAGCACCAGCACCAGCAGCCGGCGTTCTCGGATGACATGTTGGCTGTTAATAATAACGGTCAAAATATGGAAAGCGACTTCTTCGTTGACGACCTTCTTGATTTTTCTAATGCTCCCGCCGAGGACCCTGAAGAACATAAACCCCATGAAAAATTAGACGAAAATGAAAGCGCCACCACCTCCATAATCACCAAGTCTAATGTTACTTTGTCTCCAAAAGACGATTTTGGGTCTCTCCCTGACAGCGCACTCGATGTTCCGGtaaagttttgatttttcctccttttcatttccaaaaaaaaaaaaagagaaaaaaagagtttagcttttcaattttgggtgagggaaaaagaagaaaaccgTTTTTTGCGggagccaaaaagaaaaaaaactaagaagGGGAGAGGTTTTTCTCGCGTTTTTACAGGCGGATGATTTGGAAAGCCTTGAATGGCTATCTCATTTCGTCGAAGACTCATTTTCCGAATACTCCCTCACATGCCCTGTCTCAAAATTCCCACCGGCGCCAGCCAAAGCCCGGTCTGAACCGGAAGCACCGGTTGAGGCCAAGCCTTCTTTCACCACTCCGGTTCAAACAAAGGCGAGAACCAAGCGCGCCAGGACTGGCGGGAGAGTTTGGTCACTCGTTGGCTCGCCTTCGCTCACGGAGTCATCCTCGTCTTCGACGTCTTCGTCCTCCACAACGACGTCGTCTTCGTCGCCCCAGCCGTGTAATCCCTGGCTCGCTTACTCGAGCCCGAGTCAGTGCCAAACTCAGCAGACGGCCGAGTCCTTGGTTGGGAAACTTCCGGTGAAGAAGCAGAAGAAAAAGCCCATGGCGCTGGACTCCGCCGGCGGAGGGGGAGGATATAGCGGTGGTGGTCAGCAGCCGCGGAGGTGCAGCCACTGCGGTGTTCAGAAGACTCCACAGTGGAGAGCCGGACCGCTGGGGGCAAAAACGCTTTGTAACGCATGCGGGGTCCGTTATAAGTCGGGGCGGCTGTTACCCGAATACCGGCCGGCCTGTAGCCCCACTTTCTCAAGCGAGCTGCACTCCAATAATCATCGGAAAGTTTTGGAAATGAGGAGGAAGAAAGAGGTGGAAACCGGCTTGACCCCTCCCCCGGTCCAGAGTTTTTGAagaattagttaaaaaaaaaaaagatttacaaGTAGAATTCtgaatctgcaaaaaaaaaaaaaaaatcagaatagCAGGAAGCAGTTAGGGAAGAGTAGCAGCGGGTagcagaaaagaaaattaaaaaaaaagaaaaattagggagagagaggaagatTGAACCGGGTTTATTAGTGTACATTCTTTTTCATGATGAACCATTATGGCTTTGGTGCGGTAGGTTACTAGGCGGTGTAACAGACTAGAGGAGACTTTAATGTAccttttcctttgaaattttcaccttttcttttcgattttttttttgggggaaaatTTGGACTATGTGTTATAGTACTCGTAGCTTTTACTAGTACTTTTGATAATTGATGCTATTTGACCGAGTGACTgagagcttttttttttggggtgtgaAACGGTTGTGTTGTTTTGTATTGTGAGGGAGGGCGTTGAAAAGCAAGGGGGATATGACTTTGTGTTGTGAGCCCCTTTTTAGCAGGGTTCAGTCACAAGAGAGGAGGAGCGGTGGCGAAAGGTTGATGGCGTGATGTGTAAGCAGCATTGGTCGATGTCCTGTTCCTGTGACCGATGACTGATGGATGGTGGTCACTTTTTCTGGCAAATTTTGCAGTTGATTAACGAGTCtataatataattaaattaaatcTTCACGCCTCAAGAGGGAATgaaaagaatccctccaaacaGAACCTTTAAAATTGGGggtttctcctttctttttggGTACTACCTACGTACCCTGCTGGAGAGGTGGGTGGGTTTTATTGGGGGAgcatttcaattttcaatttcaaaccCGAGCGAAAGAAACCGAgttcactcactcactcactcgagTTTTGGCGAGTTAGTGACTGACCACTGACAGGTGAGGTCTTGGAATATGTGAGGTAAGGAGTATCTTTGGTTTGTGATCTTCgggtaaagagaagaaattgtGGGATGTTGACGTGGACCACCCTTGTTGGACAATAGGATGATGTTCACTTTCTTCTGCAAGCATCTAAATTTTCGATGTTTCCAATAtcccatttcctttctttttctttttcttttttctattttttttttttcccaactttGATATGGTAGTAGTATTAGTAAGTACCCCAGCTCAATAAAGTGAGTGAATTGAATTCTCCCTCTTTTGCTGCATGCCTTTGTTCAAAGAAAAGTGATTTGCTTACGGCTGTCTTCAGTAAGTTAAGGCCGAAAGAGTGGGTGACTGACGAGCaaccacctccacctccacctccaccccCACCTCCTTAGGTGTGCTGCGTTAAAGTGAATTCAATTCTTCTTATGCTCATTTGGGTGGAGAGAGTGGAAGAATTTCGGTTTCAATTATATAAGTTTCTTGTTCACGATTCATAGCTATATTGATATTTACATATGCACCAACAATGTTTTAATATCCTATCTTCCCATGCCTTTGAAGCAATGTGTTGTTGTTACCTTTGGTGGTTGTATTTGTGAGAAGACTTGGAAAAGTTCAAGTCCTAGATGTAATTGACAAGTTGTAGAggatacatatacatataattTGAAGTTACGTTAATATCATGTAGGGGAAAAAAGACCTCCTTTTTAGACTGGGGAAGTCTTCCCAAATAGTACATAGAAGAGGCATCAAAAAACATGAAAAGATTTTATCAAGAAACTAGCGAGTATGTTAGAAATACCATAGGTTGCAGTTAcaaattttataattaaaagCTAAACAAATATGGCCCAAGATTTTGATAAGCACAGCTAAACAAATATATGgagtaaactttttttttttttttttcctgacaaTCGGGTGTTAGTCTACTCTACATTCACTTCTACTTCTACTCTTAACCTATTCTAAGGGAGAGCCCAATTGGGTCAATGGAGAAAACGACGAGAACTGAACTACTATCGAACTAAAGAGGTATACTACGCACCCATATAGATTAAGCTACTTAAGTGGTAAGCCACATATAGTAACAATCAATGGGAGGTAAGGTTTAAATTATTGATTTCGATGCAATAATGGGAGGTAAGGTTTGAATCCTTGACCTCGATGCAGTAATTC
The genomic region above belongs to Coffea arabica cultivar ET-39 chromosome 7c, Coffea Arabica ET-39 HiFi, whole genome shotgun sequence and contains:
- the LOC113700172 gene encoding GATA transcription factor 7, with translation MLYRTHHHPFLFPLNPSFTSSSLSSSASSSPHPFPLPLPPTAAPPLSSSPTSSPQVVVAQEEGMEGALKSSFRPDVAPLKTNPHPHHLHQHQHQQPAFSDDMLAVNNNGQNMESDFFVDDLLDFSNAPAEDPEEHKPHEKLDENESATTSIITKSNVTLSPKDDFGSLPDSALDVPADDLESLEWLSHFVEDSFSEYSLTCPVSKFPPAPAKARSEPEAPVEAKPSFTTPVQTKARTKRARTGGRVWSLVGSPSLTESSSSSTSSSSTTTSSSSPQPCNPWLAYSSPSQCQTQQTAESLVGKLPVKKQKKKPMALDSAGGGGGYSGGGQQPRRCSHCGVQKTPQWRAGPLGAKTLCNACGVRYKSGRLLPEYRPACSPTFSSELHSNNHRKVLEMRRKKEVETGLTPPPVQSF